The sequence AAATCTCAAACTAACTTCATGGTCATGGTCtgtcatcaacatcatcattgTCGTAttagtggggggaaaaaacagtgtAGAAGCAGTAAAGATGTCGGTGCGACCGCTAGACTCGACGTCTCCGAATGCATTGCGGCTCCACGGCACTGGGTTGCGGCTGAAACCCGACCTGGTTCGAGTCGAAGACAAAAGCGCTAAATACTAAAGCCCCGCTGCATCGCTCTCCTAGGATAGAGATAAAGCTAGGGCTAAAATCGCATTGCGACCCTAAAAGGATCGTCAGCAGAATTATAGATCATGTAGGAAAGCTTTTAAACTAATGTTGACACAGAAGTGGTGGAGTTTTAAACACTGTATGTGTTAAACATTAATTAACACTCTCCACAGGTGCATATACACCTACAGCTTATCTTTTGTCTATGCAcattgtgcatttttgtgtgtgggtgtgtgtattaatCATCTTAAAGCCTGCCTTTAATTTGGTTCAGATCTTATCCCAGAGCTGCCTTTTGCTGGagctattttgttttgttttggtggaCTAACACTGCTCACTGATGCTCCTTGTGCACTGATAGACAAAATGAAGAGCAgtgatttaaaggtggggtctccgttgtttgagaaatgcttctgaaaactgagtcgggccgacaaacaaagcAAACGAGTAGCCAATGAgtagaaaggggcgtgtcttgtcaatatgggtggagagagtgttcagtgtgcatgtgtgacattagcaggaagcgaatgaaacactgacatggcggataaaaacattaagcgaagaaagacttacgataaggcaagaagtaggacgtgttaatataggatcagctttccagcgctggagagaactgaaggagcaggaagttggccacatattcacaggttggagtttcccgagtcaataactcctgagctaaacgctgttactacacaaataacacctcttttctatcgtagcaatgtagagaggcagctacaaccgcgttttgtgtagtaacagcgtttagctcaggagttattgactcgggaaactccgacctgtgaatatgtggccgactttacttaagacgccgaggcgcttttttccttctcgataggtgagtaacgttggttttgctttgttacacagaactaatatatgcctttgtcctttacatgattatgcttgtgtggcatttttgcttgtttgtttatctacattGTTCTATTATtcttcttcccttcagctatgatagacacgtttctttctgttagtcgcctgggttatgtatgtatgtgtgggcggagctatcgatacaggggtgggacccatttgggttaggggcgtgtttgttttggtgatttcaaatgtcaacatcggctttcaaacaatggagaccccacctttaaataacGTACTGTACAGAATATAGCACAGACTGCACTAGTGAAGATTCTCCATATACGGacacaaagacacgcccatttCCAACCGCTAACTCGCTTGCTTATGGCAATTGTTTATTCTGATTAATTAACTAGTATTATTTACTAATTACTCATAAATCATCTTCAGGTAAGTGAGTATGTGCTATCAGGTGGTGTCTGATGTCCAGAACCGAAGTTTGATAAAGGAACTTGCGATGGCAGGACCACACTCTGTAGTGTTTGTTAATGTGTGTCAAAGTGGCAGAGATGAGGGACTTGAGTGATATgtcttgactcgagtcagacttaagtcgcaaattagagacttgagacttgcttgacaaatattaaaaaagacttgacttgactttgacttgacattcatgacttgagacttgacacggacttgagttaaatgactcagagatgggggactcgactcgagtcagacataagtcgcaaatttgagacttgagacttgggGAGGgcaaactcccttgaatggtgaaggaatcttgagaggaaccaggtgaagaaactttgagaggaaccaggtgaagaaaccttgagaggaaccaggtgaaggaaccttgagagaaaccaggtgaaggaaccttgagaggaaccaggtgaagaaccatcctcatatgggtgacaccggagggtgtgattataaatatacatgataAATAgatgataaatgttgtattgatgaggagattgttgtcctcaaagaccacatggagttggcgtcTCCTCTATAGTATAGAGTCTAACTGGAACTgaaacatctctagatgcctcaggatcctcacagaatCGCCCTTGTCTCAGACGatctgagctggtacaatttctggatgtctcaggatgggtagaaagacaGAAGcggtggagaggaattaacgtagctactgttcataatattaacaagcactagatgatgaTGTATtaaagcacaatattatgggatgtatgaTGTGTACTAATTGTTAATTGACTTGGCTATAAGTTTAATGCTTTTCATACatcacatatataaataaatagtaagattagatttaatttttttttcttttttgacaaaTTGACATCACTTCACTTTACAATTCCGACGTCACTGCGTGTTTGTGTCCGGTGATGACGTACTTCCGGTTTGAGGCACCCATCCGAGGGAGAACAGAGAACGGGAGCGTCACTGTTTATTaaagtcaaaacaaaacaacaacaccgAGGAAATATTTCCTGACAACTCAGGTATGATGTTCGACTAAATGGCAGCATTGTGTTAAAATTTCCGACTCGCTGTGTAACGTTTTAGAGGAAAACAGAAAGTCCGAATGCGGTGGTTTCCGTTTGTTTTGATAACGGCAGCGTTTACAAGATGGCGTTTCTCTTAATGCTTCTCTGGTATGTGATCTTTTCCCACCGCTGTTACGGCAATCCCTGTTCTCTGTGCGGCTATTGGATGGTGTTAGCCCGCCCCCTCGCTGTAATTGGTCGATAGGGTGACTTTTCGTGAGAAGGGACTTGTAGCAAATCCTAACGAGAGAGCGGGAAAAGGGACAGCCAATCCCAGTTGAGGGAGGCGGGGCTTATCGAAAGCGggtaggggaaaaaaatagctGGCTAGCTGCATTACGCTTCTTATCACCTGACTGATTGAAGCTGACACGAATGTGATGGATTAAAGCGCAGTTTGCTTTGCGCGTGTTTAGCGCCACAACTGTGCCGTGTATTCGTATTATGTTACATCCATTGGGTTTATGTGGGAATGGAAAAAAATAGCTTGAACTAGCTCAGGCTAAAAATCGCGCAATATCTGTCACAGTTAGCCGATGCTAAGTGTCCTATAGCATAGTTAGCATGTGTAATGTTTACACTTTAATGTGTCCCGTGTAAAGAAAGTGTGGGTTCATGGTCACCTGAAATAGGCTGCTGATATACCAAAGGGagggaaaataattattatgtaataatatgtGGCATATAAAAGGGTTAAAGTGAATCCGGAAGCAATACACAGGAACACCCATCACGGGGCTTCATGcatacacactcatttacacctgtacacaaacTGGCAGTGTGGTCAGAGGAAACCTGAGGAACCCAAAGGAAACTAGAGAACCctgaagaaaccagagaaccctgagAAACCCAAAAGAAACTAGAGAACTCTGAGGAAATCAGAGAACCCAAAATAAACCAGAGAACTCTGAGGAACCCAAAGAAAACTAGAGAACCCAAAATAAACCAGAGAACCATGAGGAACCCAAAGGAAACTAGAGAACCCAAAATAATTCAGAGAACTCTCAGGAACCcaaagaaaaccagagaaccctgacGAACCCAAAGGAAACCAGATAACCCCGATGAACccaaaggaaaccagagaaccctgaggaaagcAGATAATGCAAAGGAAATGAGGAACCCAAAGGAAGCCAGAGATCACAAAGGAACCTAAAGGAAACCAGGGAACCCTGgggaaccaaaaaaaaaagacagagaaccTTGAGGAGACaagagaaccctgaggaaaccagATAACCCAAAGGAAACATATAGAACCCTGAGGAACCCAAAGGAAACCAGAAATCACAGAGGAACccaaaggaaaccagagaactctggggaccccccccccccccccaaaaaaaaaaagagaacctTGAGGAAACaagagaaccctgaggaacacaGAGAACCTTGAGCAACCCAGAGAACTCAGAGGAAACAAGAGAACCTTGAGGAACtcaaaggaaaccagagaactctGAGGAAACCAGATAACTCAAAGGAAACAtagagaaccctgaggaacccAAAGTAAACCAGAAATCACAGAGGAACCCAAAGGAAACCAGAGATCCCTGGGGaaccaaaaataaacagagaaccTTGATGAAACaagagaaccctgaggaaccaAGAGAACCTTGAGCAACCCAGAGAACTCAGAGGAAACAAGAGAACCTTGAGGACTTTATAACCTATATAGGTATTATAAAACggactttaaaaataaaagcggCCAATATACTctatatgaccaaaagtatgtgcaccccaaTCATCACACCCCATAAGAGCACGTTGAatatcaacaaacaaacacctcaAAAGTGAAATATAAACAAAGTGCTTTCATTTTAAACGTGTATTTTTAGCATAACTAAAGTTTgctaataactttttttttctcttcgaCAGAGCCAGTTGTTTCAACAACCACAACTAAAAGACTCAGAAATATAAGAGCGGACCGATAACTTTTATGTTTTCCTCCTCCGTGTCTCCAGGTCATCATGGCGTCTGGCAGCTCGAGCAGCGAGGAGGAAAGGAGCCTGCGGGAGTGTGAGCTGTACGTGCAGAAGCACAACATCCAGCAGCTGCTGAAGGACTGCATTGTGCAGCTGTGCACGTCCAGGCCCGAGCGCCCCATGGCCTTCCTACGGGACTACTTCGAGAGGCTCGAGAAGGTGCGTGACTTCATTCATTCCAAATAACAACCATGTCTCGAATAATTTCAGCGAATAACGATAAGATAGCCACGGTGTCCTTGTCCATGGTGTGGATTTTGAATGTGTAAAGTTTGCGTCTTTAGTTTATAACATAATTAACATATTAGCCTGTTAACTCCTTTTTAATCGGGATTGTTTGTGTTGCCGTGTCAGGAGGAGGCCAAACAGATGCTCAGCCAGCAAAAGTCCGGCTCTCGCTCCGATTCCCGAGAGGACGAGATTTCTCCTCCCATGAACCCGGTGGTGAAAGGTCGCCGCCGCCGCGGTGCCATCAGCGCCGAGGTTTACACCGAGGAGGATGCCGCGTCATACGTCAGAAAAGTAACGAAACCTCTAAACACACTAACTGTAGGTTATGTTTCACTCTAGCAACCAAATGTATGTTATAGACTGTAACAGAGACGATTTATCATCAGGACAAAACCATTTGTACCGACCACCGGTATTTTGATGAACTAGCTAACGCCACAGAGATAATAGcaaacctcacaaacaaaaaaaaaactaaaactggTATGCTGTTAACTTTATACTTGAATTAAAGTAGCTACAACAGGGAAAAAACCTCTAACTCTACGCTCATGTCGTTCAAAGGTTATTCCGAAAGACTACAAAACGATGGCTGCTCTTGCAAAAGCAATCGAGAAGAACGTGCTGTTCTCTCACCTCGATGACAACGAAAGAAGGTggggttattttttttattctacatttttcttttcaaactcACATCAAGAGCTTTTTAACGCCGGCCGAGACGTTTATCATCGCTGCCCTCTCGGCAGCAGCAGTCCGAATTTGATCATTTGATCGACGGTTAATTAAACGATGATAATTCAGATTGAATTCGAGATCACGCTCGGTGAGGTCCGTACAAACGTTCaggtttatttctgtattttatacatccacacatttatatattcagTGGCTTGTTAATAACACGACTTTAACCACACGATCTCTCACTATATCTTGATCTGTAGACCGCAGTATAACAGCGTTGTGGCGTTAATGGTCGAAGGCACGAATGTTATTTAGTGtagatcaggggtcggcaacccgaggctccggagccgcaagtggctctttcatccctctgctgcggctccctgtagatttggaaaataaatatttaatttaaatttatttttattttagttagttagttttttttttaaatgaaatcctaagatcatgatgctctcgtaacattaaaataaaccgtgtttaattttttctgtcgctcaaaatacgcgtcataaccaccgacttgcgaaatccgacacagaagcagacgcgtttttggttcactgcagccggcaagttaaaacaTTGacgtcatgaatacgaagaggactcgataagtcattgatcattttatttgaGAGTACCCTCCGAGGCAGCgtctttttttgttaaggttagttcaaaccgttcaaaatattttcgtttgcctgcagaaataaaatttcttttactcggtagcagttcgttgatttcataaatgcaacacactacaggttttttctacactttccataaaggtaaaaaacgatatatgcagcgttatcttcattttagatgtcaaatgggtttcgTGGCTccctgtgggtttttttttcctgtgggaAACGTGTCCTAATGGCTCTGTGAGTGTTTAAGGTCGCCGACCCCCGGTGTAGGAACTACGTCAGGAAATTGAACAGCGCCCTCTTGTGTTCGCGGATATGTCAGTAAAGCAGAGTGAATATACACAGCGTCATAGTTTACTCGTTTTCTAGTGCATATAAAATTCATATTCTATCGGGGGGGGGAATGAAAAGCTCTAAAGAGTTTTATAAAGCGGTTTTCCAATTAACAAGAATTAGTTAAAAAGCTCAGATTCCTCTACGATCATAGCCGATTTTCCCTGCAGCCACACGCTGTTAGTCATAAACGAATCAATATTAATTACTAATCCGGTCAATATCAATAACATTAACAGATCATGTAAAGTCAAGAGAATCCTCACAAAGTTATATTTTTCGGTCCTCAGACAAACGAGAGCATACTGATGGACTCCTGAGAAATatcaaaaatgttaaacaatgttgttgttttctctctctctctctctctctctctctgtagcgATATATTCGATGCCATGTTTTCTGTGAACTACATCGCCGGGGAGACCGTCATTCAGCAAGGTGCGGTGTGTACGTAAAATTAAACGATATATATTCAGTAAACCGATATAAGAAACGTTGACAGATTTTTGTTCTTCGTTTGTAGGCGACGAGGGCGATAACTTCTACGTTATCGATCAGGGTGAAATGGATGTAAGTAAGACGTCgtttttcgtgtgtgtgtagttgggAAATGTATCATTCAAGTATATGATTGATTTTGGTCACGTGTCGTCATGCAGGTGTACGTGAACAACACGTGGGTGACGAGTATCGGAGAAGGCGGAAGTTTCGGCGAGTTGGCGCTGATTTACGGAACTCCGAGGGCGGCGACGGTCCGAGCCAAAACCAACGTCAAACTGTGGGGCATCGACAGAGACAGCTACAGGAGAATACTGATGGTatgtgcacacagacacacacacacatctatgaTGGAAGCAGAGACGTCAGGGCGATGATTTAGATGACGGTGAACGTCAGAGAACGCTTTCACCTTAAGCCTGAGCACTGCACGTGTTTTGCAGGGAAGCActctgaggaagaggaagatgtaTGAGGAATTCCTGAGCAAGGTGTCCATTTTGGGTAAGCCTCATCCTTTTGCTCGTTCCCTTCCATCTTGTCGGACTTCCGACGTTAAGGCACGTTCGCTAACGGAGCGTTCTTCTCCGTGTTCAGAATCCCTGGACAAGTGGGAGAGGTTAACGGTGGCCGACGCTTTGGAGACGGTGCAGTTCGAGGACGGACAGAAGATCGTCGTCCAAGGACAACCGGGAGACGAGTTTTTCATCATCCTCGAGGTGAACACGACGCTTTGGGCTTCTGTAGTGTAGCACAAACAGAGTTTTAGAAATGGATAAACTGAAGCTGCTCAATATGGTGTTAtaactaacacatacacactgaggTTCTCTGGTGTTTACAGGGGTCGGCAGCCGTGCTTCAGAGACGCTCCGAGAACGAAGAGTTTGTCGAAGTGGGACGACTCGGATCTTCGGATTATTTCggtgggtttttttcttttttctttcccccctCTTCTGTTCACCTGAACACCAGCCATTGAGTTGAAATGCTTAAATACcgaatattattaaatgttttatttaccgTTAGTTGTGATTTCCTATCCGTGCCTTTATATACAATTTTAATGCTATTTGAGCTTTATTTAAAGttgttttcgtgtgtgtgtgtgtgtgtgtgtgtgttcaggtgagatCGCACTGCTGATGAACCGTCCTCGAGCTGCCACTGTGGTCGCACGCAGTCCCCTGAAGTGTGTGAAACTTGACCGTCCTCGTTTTGAGCGTGTGCTCGGACCCTGCTCCGACATCCTTAAGAGGAACATCCAGCAGTACAACagctttgtctctctctctgtctgaatctctctctctctctctctctctctctctctctctctcctctgtttaTCGCAGGGTCCAGCTAcgcattatttttgtatttcgtATTTGGTTCGTGcttgctgtgtgtgcgtgtgtgcgtgcgtgtgtgcgtgcgtgtgtgcgtgcgtgcggcgtgcgtgcgtgcgtgcgtgtgtgtgtggatccaGCCTCGTGTTTATCGGACACGGAGACATAAAACGAAGCAGCCGAAACAGGAAGTCGACCAGAAACCGCTCTCTTTAACAGTTATTTTATTCGTGTAAACGTGACTATTTATTTTTGCAGCCTTCGGGACGTGACGAATCCCGAGGCGAAACCGCTTGGTACATTCATTcgtttatttttgtcttatttctttttccttttttttcttcccctcgTTCTGCCGTTCCAACCGTTTTAGCACGTTCGTTCTCGTTCTCAAATAAAAAGGCgaaaggaagaaaaacattCTTCATCGCAGACGAGCCTGTTAACTGGTCCCTAGCTAAGGTTATTATCACATTTACTGTTACTCAGTCctgggtgtattcctgccttgaACCCAGTATTCCCGGGATGGGCTCCGGATCACAcgtaatttataattaaatatgatCAGAaattagttttgtttgtttgtttgtttgcttgcttgtttaATTGGAATTAAAACGAGCCCATGTTACTGTCTTAAGTTTtctgggtattttttttttttttttaatcctgatcTGAATTTAGAagttttgtcattttataaaaGAGTCAGAGActtctcacctctctctctctctctctctctctctctctctctctctctctctctctgtctctctctatttaaaTTGTGTGATTATTCTGAAGTGGTCAGAGTCTGACTAATCCCAAGACAAGGCTGTAAACTGAGAGCTCTCAAGTTTGCACCCTATAACAGTGTTTACAATTCATTTTGGACTGTAGTGGCTCCAaaggcaggtgtgtgtgcgtgggtgtgggtgtgtgtgtgtgtgtgtgtgtgtgtgtgtgtgagagagagagagagagagagagagagagagagagattttctctTTATATACATGAGGGTACTGAAGTCGAGTCatttgaactgtgtgtgtgtgtgtgtgtgtgtgtgctgtagcgATCCACTTTGCTCCTCATCGTCCTCTGATGCACACACATAGCAGAAGTAAATGATAGTAAATCaccataaatgtattttttgcacACTTTGGTATATATTGGAATATTAAGATTCTCTCTATACATAAATCCGTGTCGCTTTTTCCTCCGCGATATTATTGCTcctgttctttctgttttttttttattattattattattattattactatttctttaTTCTCGCTGCTCTGCTCTCCCTTCATAGCCGTCCTTTAACCGTGTATCCAGAACCGCACcatgttcactacatagtgcactatttTTCTATATCCAGCACACACGCGATATCCCACAATGTCCTGCTTCGTGTCCGGTTTTTGGGACCCGCCCACATCAGACTAGTGGTGAGGTGTTCATGATGTTTGTGTTGCCTGTGTCGTGAATAGCACGTATATTAGGACATGTGGGTAGTAGACTAATGACGAGAAGTGTTCATAAGGCCTCATTAGTGAGTAGGTGTGTGGCTTGGGATGTAGCCATCGTAGAAAAGTTACGGAGAGGGGTGTGTCGTGTCTGTTTAGTAACTAAGGTGTTGTGTGGGACACATCCACAGCGTACCGATGGTGGTTCTAAATCCGAGTTACTAAATagggtgtggtttgggacacgtccaCGGTGATCCAGTCCTGGTTAGATCTTGTTAGTTAATAAATagggtgtggtttgggacacgtccaCAATGATCCAGTCCTGGTTAGATCTCATTAGTTAGTagggtgtggtttgggacacgtccaCAGTGATCCAGTCCTGGATAGATCTCGTTAGTTAATagggtgtggtttgggacacgtccaCTGTGATCCAGTCCTGGTTAGATCTCGTTAGTTAATAAATagggtgtggtttgggacacatccACGGTGACCCAGTCCTGATTAGATCTCGTTAGTTAATAAATagggtgtggtttgggacacgtccaCGGTGACCCAGTCCTGGTTAGATCTCGTTAGTTAATagggtgtggtttgggacacgtccaCGGTGATCCAGTCCTGGTTAGATCTCATTAGTTAGTAGGGTGTGGTTTGGGCCACATCCACAGTGATCCAGTCCTGGATAGATCTCGTTAGATAATagggtgtggtttgggacacgtccaGGGTGATCCAGTCCTGGTTAGATCTCATTAGTTAGTagggtgtggtttgggacacgtccaCGGTGATCCAGTCCTGGATAGATCTCGTTAGTTAATagggtgtggtttgggacacgtccaCGGTGATCCAGTCCTGGTTAGATCTCATTAGTTAGTAGGGTGTGGTTTGGGCCACATCCACAGTGATCCAGTCCTGGATAGATCTCGTTAGATAATagggtgtggtttgggacacgtccaCGGTGATCCAGTCCTGGTTAGATCTCATTAGTTAGTagggtgtggtttgggacacgtccaCGGTGATCCAGTCCTGGATAGATCTCGTTAGTTAGTAGGGTGTAGGTTGGGACACGTCCACGGTGATCCAATCCTGGTTAGATCTCATTAGTTAGTagggtgtggtttgggacacgtccaCGGTGGTCTAGTGAGGAGGGATCTTGTTTCTAAAG is a genomic window of Tachysurus fulvidraco isolate hzauxx_2018 chromosome 15, HZAU_PFXX_2.0, whole genome shotgun sequence containing:
- the prkar1aa gene encoding protein kinase, cAMP-dependent, regulatory, type I, alpha (tissue specific extinguisher 1) a isoform X1 → MASGSSSSEEERSLRECELYVQKHNIQQLLKDCIVQLCTSRPERPMAFLRDYFERLEKEEAKQMLSQQKSGSRSDSREDEISPPMNPVVKGRRRRGAISAEVYTEEDAASYVRKVTKPLNTLTVIPKDYKTMAALAKAIEKNVLFSHLDDNERSDIFDAMFSVNYIAGETVIQQGDEGDNFYVIDQGEMDVYVNNTWVTSIGEGGSFGELALIYGTPRAATVRAKTNVKLWGIDRDSYRRILMGSTLRKRKMYEEFLSKVSILESLDKWERLTVADALETVQFEDGQKIVVQGQPGDEFFIILEGSAAVLQRRSENEEFVEVGRLGSSDYFGEIALLMNRPRAATVVARSPLKCVKLDRPRFERVLGPCSDILKRNIQQYNSFVSLSV
- the prkar1aa gene encoding protein kinase, cAMP-dependent, regulatory, type I, alpha (tissue specific extinguisher 1) a isoform X2, whose amino-acid sequence is MASGSSSSEEERSLRECELYVQKHNIQQLLKDCIVQLCTSRPERPMAFLRDYFERLEKEEAKQMLSQQKSGSRSDSREDEISPPMNPVVKGRRRRGAISAEVYTEEDAASYVRKVIPKDYKTMAALAKAIEKNVLFSHLDDNERSDIFDAMFSVNYIAGETVIQQGDEGDNFYVIDQGEMDVYVNNTWVTSIGEGGSFGELALIYGTPRAATVRAKTNVKLWGIDRDSYRRILMGSTLRKRKMYEEFLSKVSILESLDKWERLTVADALETVQFEDGQKIVVQGQPGDEFFIILEGSAAVLQRRSENEEFVEVGRLGSSDYFGEIALLMNRPRAATVVARSPLKCVKLDRPRFERVLGPCSDILKRNIQQYNSFVSLSV